A stretch of DNA from Chitinophagaceae bacterium:
AAAGAAAAAAGATTATCTGCCCCCATAAGAATAGAAAATGTATGCATTGGAAATGTTTTGTGAAGAAAACGCATAGTATCTATAGTATAATTCGGCTTTCTAAGTGAAAATTCTATATCGTATGCTTTAAAATTATCGTTATTTGCTATAGCAAGCTGTACCATCTCTAATCTCATATTCGCATCTATAAGCTGTTTATCTACTTTAAATGGACTTTGAGGACTGATTACAAACCATACTTCGTTAATAAAATTACTATCTAAGGCATGATTTGCTACTATCATATGTCCTATATGAGGTGGATTAAAAGATCCAAAAAATAATGCTATATTCATACAAAATTAAAAAAGAGCAGATGCTATTTCAATCACAGATTCGGGCTTACTCATAGTATAGTAATGAAGACACGGAACTCCTATTTTCAAAAGGTCTTTGGACTGCTGAATACACCATTCAGTGCC
This window harbors:
- the nadD gene encoding nicotinate (nicotinamide) nucleotide adenylyltransferase produces the protein MNIALFFGSFNPPHIGHMIVANHALDSNFINEVWFVISPQSPFKVDKQLIDANMRLEMVQLAIANNDNFKAYDIEFSLRKPNYTIDTMRFLHKTFPMHTFSILMGADNLFSFYKWKNYEEILNNYNLIIYPRKGVEQSFLQEHPNVQMLNTPLIDTSSSYIRERIEKKMSIRYMVSNNIIAYIEERKLYQL